DNA from Funiculus sociatus GB2-C1:
ACTCGCACAGCTTCAGTGTCATCAATGCGGATGGCATCATCAACCGGGACACCTTCCATATTTGCCGTCACGCGACTGTTGCCAATACCTTCAGTGATGGAACTTCCTTCAGTTGTGATTTCGCCCGTCTTGACATAACTGTAAAGTCCACTACCCATTGGGTCTGCCAAAATAGTTTTAATCGCCGGATTTTGGTCTTTCAGGAACATCGACACGCCCGCGAAAGTGCCGCCCGTACCCGTCGATGTCACCCAAGCATCGATTTTACCGTTCGTTTGTTCCCAAATTTCTGGCCCCGTGGTTTCGTAGTGGGCGCGGCGATTTGCCAGATTATCAAACTGATTTGCCCAGATAGCATTCTCCATTTGGGACGCAATTCTCCCTGAGAGTTTTACATAGTTGTTGGGGTCTTTGTATGGTACGGCGGGAACGGTGCGGACTTCTGCGCCGAGTGTTTTTAGGGCATCTATCTTTTCCTGAGATTGGGTGTCTGGGATGAAAATCAGGCATTTATAGCCTTTAGCGTTGCAAATATGGGCTAGTCCAATGCCTGTGTTTCCTGCGGTTCCCTCAACTACTGTACCGCCGGGTTTGAGTAAGCCTTTTTCTTCAGCGTCTTTGATGATGTAAAGCGCGGCGCGGTCTTTGACGGAACCGCCGGGATTGAGAAAGTCTGCTTTTCCCAGGATTTCGCACCCGGTTTCTTCACTAAAGCTGTTTATCCGAATCAGCGGGGTATTGCCAACCGCATCGACAAATCCATTTTTGATATCCATTCTGAAATTACCTGAGTTATTCTCTATAAAAATTTTGGCTTATATTAGGTGTGAGGATGGACGCTTGATTAAAAAGCGCGATCGCTCGTTTACCATAACCAGATTAGGTAAGCGTTGCGGTACTATCTTGGCTTCTACCAAATTTTACTCATATTCAGGACAAATCCAGGTAATACGCGATCGCCACTAACTGTAGTCGGATTATCTAGACATTCCACTTCTTCACCCGGACGATAAATATAAACTTGGCGGTTTTTCCGGTCAATCAGCCAGCCTAACTGGAATCCTGGCTCTTGCATATATTCCAACATCTTTTCTTGCAAAGGCTTAAGATTATCAGAATGCGACCTGAGTTCAACTACAAAATCTGGACAGATGGGAGCAAACCTTTGCTTTTGTTCGGCTGATAAAGTATTCCATCGTTCCAGTCTGATCCATGACGCATCAGGCGAACGTTCTGCCCCTGTTGATAGTTTAAATCCAGCACTTGGACTAAAAGTTATACCTGTGCCATCTTGTTCTGACCAAACCCATAGCTGTCCAAATATATTACCTTCTCTGTTTCCTGTCTCTGAGCCTGTCGGAGGCATAATCACCAATTCTCCAAATTTATTCCTTTCAATGCGTAAGTCACGATTAACTTGACAGAACTCAAAAAAATCGTCATCTGTCATTTGCATTGAGGGCGGAATTCTTACAACTAACGGGGATGAAAGCATGGTATATGCGTCTATTTCCTAATGGAATTGATGATTTCAATGGTAGTGCGATCGCTTACTTTTCTCTACCCTTTAACAAAGTAGGGTGAGCAATGCCCACCCTACAAAATTTTACCTTTTTACTTTTGCCTTACTTGTCGGGTTGAGGAGTCATCCGCAGATACGGTTTGATTTCGGTGTAACCTTTGGGGAATTTCTCTTTTAACACTTCTGGATCTTTCAGAGATGGGACGATTACACAATCATCTCCCTCTGTCCAGTTAGCAGGAGTAGCGACGCTGTAATGGTCGGTCAGTTGCAGAGAATCAATCACCCGCAAAATTTCATCGAAATTGCGCCCGGTGCTGGGGGGGTAGGTGAAGGTGAGACGCAGCTTTTTCTGCGGATCGATGATGAACACAGAACGCACCGTTACTGTGTTAGCAGCGTTGGGGTGGATCATGTCGTAAAGGTCAGAAACCTTCTTATCCGGATCTGCCAGGATCGGGTAATTCAAACCAACATTCTGGGTTTCTTCGATATCACCAATCCAGCCTTTGTGAGATTCTACGTCATCCACGCTCAAAGCCAGTGCCTTGACGTTGCGCTTGTCAAATTCCGGCTTGAGGCGGGCGACTTCACCGAGTTCAGTGGTACAAACGGGGGTAAAATCGGCAGGGTGGGAGAATAGCACTACCCAGCTATCGCCAGCCCACTCGTAAAAGTTGATATTGCCTTCACTAGAATCTTGAGTGAAGTCAGGAACTTGGTCGCCTAATCTAAGAGCCATATCCGCTTAACTATCTTGAGGAACAATCTTTTATCTTGCCACAAAACTCCGGTTCTCCGATCGGATTTTAGCTCTTTATTAAGATTTGGTTAGAGTACAAGCCTGCTAATGGTTTGGGAGTCTCAAGTATCCCCATGCTGCCATAAGATGAGAGAATAGAAAACAAAAATTAAACTAATAGAGGAGATAATATCCTCAAAGATGCTGTGTTAGGAGAATGGAAGACTATGAAACGATTGGTTCGTTTGGTGAGTGTGTTGGCTTTGTTGGTAAGCTGCCTGGGATGGCTGGGGATGACCCAAAATGCGTATGCAGCCAATTTGACGGGCGTAACACTGCGCTCTTCATCAGTATTGGCAGCAGTTGAGGCTCCCCTAGAGAAGCTACGGAATCGTGCGGACGATAAACTAGCCACTGAATTCGGTAAAAAAATCGATTTGAACAACACCAACGTGCGGGCTTTCCGGCAATATCCCGGAATGTACCCGACATTGGCCAGAAAAGTTGTCGATAATGCTCCATACAAGAATGTGGAGGATGTCCTGAAAATTGCCGGGCTAAGCGAAAGCCAAAAAGAACGGCTGCAAGCTAACCTGGATAACTTCACGGTAACGGAAGTGGACGAAACCTTTGTCGAAGGTGGCGATCGCTATAACAACGGCTACTACTAAAAACCACGTTAGTAGGTAAGCCGTTTTAATAACCCACTCCTCTAGGGGAGTGGGTTATTTATCATTAGTGGAAGTAGCAAGGAAATTTTCGTTGAATCCAAAAAACTTCGATTCTTTACCGGAAATAAATATCCCCACCCAGTTTGATGTCCTAGTAGTAGGTGCTGGTGCAGCTGGACTCTATGCAGCGCTTTGCCTACCAGAATCTTATCAAGTGGGCTTAATTACCAAAGATAACCTGCCCCTTTCTGCCAGCGACTGGGCGCAAGGTGGCATTGCAGCAGCGATCGCTCCCTCTGACTCACCGATTTTGCACGTTGAGGATACGATGCTTGCTGGTGCTGGGTTGTGTGACTTGGAAGCGGTGAAGTTTCTCGTAGAGGAGGCACCTGATTGCATTGCCTCTCTAGTGGATATGGGTGTCGCCTTCGACCGCAAAGGAAGCCAACTAGCTATGACTTTGGAAGCGGCGCACTCTCGTCCTCGCGTACTTCATGCTGCTGATACAACTGGTAGGGCAATAATTGTTACTCTGACTGAGCAAGTCCTGAAGCGGAAGAATATTCAGGTTATATCTCAGGCATTTGCTTTGAGTCTGTGGCTTAATCCCGAAAGCAAGCGGTGTCAGGGAGTTAGCCTTGTCTATCAAGGTCAGGTAAGCTGGGTACGAGCGGGTGCTGTGGTGCTAGCGACAGGCGGCGGC
Protein-coding regions in this window:
- a CDS encoding cysteine synthase A, which translates into the protein MDIKNGFVDAVGNTPLIRINSFSEETGCEILGKADFLNPGGSVKDRAALYIIKDAEEKGLLKPGGTVVEGTAGNTGIGLAHICNAKGYKCLIFIPDTQSQEKIDALKTLGAEVRTVPAVPYKDPNNYVKLSGRIASQMENAIWANQFDNLANRRAHYETTGPEIWEQTNGKIDAWVTSTGTGGTFAGVSMFLKDQNPAIKTILADPMGSGLYSYVKTGEITTEGSSITEGIGNSRVTANMEGVPVDDAIRIDDTEAVRVVYQLLRKDGLFMGGSTGINVAAAVALAKQMGPGHTIVTLLCDGGSRYQSRLFNQEWLASKGLSPD
- a CDS encoding Uma2 family endonuclease, with the translated sequence MLSSPLVVRIPPSMQMTDDDFFEFCQVNRDLRIERNKFGELVIMPPTGSETGNREGNIFGQLWVWSEQDGTGITFSPSAGFKLSTGAERSPDASWIRLERWNTLSAEQKQRFAPICPDFVVELRSHSDNLKPLQEKMLEYMQEPGFQLGWLIDRKNRQVYIYRPGEEVECLDNPTTVSGDRVLPGFVLNMSKIW
- a CDS encoding peroxiredoxin encodes the protein MALRLGDQVPDFTQDSSEGNINFYEWAGDSWVVLFSHPADFTPVCTTELGEVARLKPEFDKRNVKALALSVDDVESHKGWIGDIEETQNVGLNYPILADPDKKVSDLYDMIHPNAANTVTVRSVFIIDPQKKLRLTFTYPPSTGRNFDEILRVIDSLQLTDHYSVATPANWTEGDDCVIVPSLKDPEVLKEKFPKGYTEIKPYLRMTPQPDK
- the psbU gene encoding photosystem II complex extrinsic protein PsbU, which codes for MKRLVRLVSVLALLVSCLGWLGMTQNAYAANLTGVTLRSSSVLAAVEAPLEKLRNRADDKLATEFGKKIDLNNTNVRAFRQYPGMYPTLARKVVDNAPYKNVEDVLKIAGLSESQKERLQANLDNFTVTEVDETFVEGGDRYNNGYY